A part of Bacillus thuringiensis genomic DNA contains:
- a CDS encoding YitT family protein, translated as MEKIIKNKPNKLKIASKALMIIIGAFITAYGLEAVLIPNNVSDGGVTGLSIVSSRLFGLPLGALIAVINIPFVWLGYKQIGKSFAIYSIIGIASLAIGTVVMHGIPAIIEGDTLLVTVVGGIIIGFGMGLALRNGGALDGIDMLAVLLSRKLPFGTSDLILFLNMFVFIFVSTVFGLQGAILSAIAYFIASKVIHIVEVGLSGSKAFKIITKEPELMVETIRDRLGRSATYNEVYGGYSREKFKEISCVINRLEESKMKELINEIDPNAFITVYDVAEVKGGNFKKRDIH; from the coding sequence ATGGAGAAAATTATCAAAAACAAGCCCAATAAGCTAAAAATCGCTTCAAAAGCTTTGATGATTATTATTGGGGCATTTATCACAGCGTACGGATTAGAAGCAGTATTAATTCCAAATAACGTATCAGACGGTGGTGTGACTGGTTTAAGTATCGTTAGTTCAAGATTATTTGGATTACCATTAGGAGCTCTAATCGCAGTTATTAACATTCCTTTCGTTTGGTTAGGATATAAGCAAATCGGTAAAAGCTTTGCGATTTATTCCATTATCGGGATTGCTTCATTAGCAATAGGTACCGTTGTCATGCACGGAATACCAGCTATTATTGAAGGCGATACATTATTAGTTACAGTTGTTGGTGGTATTATTATCGGGTTTGGTATGGGACTAGCATTACGTAACGGTGGGGCATTAGATGGAATCGATATGCTAGCTGTATTGCTTTCTCGTAAGTTACCATTTGGAACGAGTGACCTTATTTTATTCTTAAACATGTTCGTATTTATTTTCGTATCAACAGTATTCGGCCTTCAAGGAGCTATCCTTTCGGCAATTGCTTACTTTATTGCTTCGAAAGTGATTCATATCGTTGAAGTTGGTTTAAGTGGTTCGAAAGCATTTAAAATCATTACAAAAGAGCCTGAATTAATGGTAGAAACAATTCGCGATCGTTTAGGCCGAAGTGCAACATATAACGAAGTATACGGTGGTTATTCAAGAGAGAAATTTAAAGAAATTTCTTGTGTAATTAACCGTTTAGAAGAAAGTAAAATGAAAGAACTTATTAATGAAATCGATCCAAATGCCTTTATTACAGTTTATGATGTAGCAGAAGTAAAAGGCGGTAACTTTAAGAAACGTGATATTCATTAA